In Streptomyces sp. NBC_01426, one genomic interval encodes:
- the recN gene encoding DNA repair protein RecN yields the protein MRIRSLGVIDDAVVELSPGFTAVTGETGAGKTMVVTSLGLLLGGRADPALVRIGAKAAVVEGRIVLPPGSPAALRAEEAGAELDDGALLISRTVSAEGRSRAHVGGRSVPVGLLAELADDLVAVHGQTDQQGLLRPARQRQALDRYAGGSVAVPLEKYTGAYRRLRAVAVELDTLVTRARERAQEADHLRFGLDEIAAVEPLPGEDAELSAEAERLGHAESLASAAQAAHAALAGNPEDPEGIDANTLVAGAHRALESVRSHDPALGTLAERIGELGILLADVAGELAGYADDLDADPLRLAAVEERRAALTQLTRKYGDSVDSVLEWAEQGSARLLELDGDDERIAELTAERDGLRVELSQLAQALTDARVDSAARFASAVTDELASLAMPHARVTFDIRQIEDPEGVEVGGRTVAYGPSGADEVELLLAPHPGAQPRPIAKGASGGELSRVMLAVEVVFAGSDPVPTYLFDEVDAGVGGKAAVEVGRRLAKLAKSAQVVVVTHLPQVAAFADRQLLVEKTVDGSVTRSGVTVLEGEDRIRELSRMLAGQEDSETARAHAEELLATARADA from the coding sequence ATGCGGATACGGTCGCTCGGGGTCATCGACGACGCGGTGGTCGAGCTGTCGCCCGGTTTCACCGCGGTGACCGGCGAGACCGGCGCGGGCAAGACGATGGTCGTCACGAGCCTCGGCCTGCTGCTCGGAGGCCGCGCCGACCCGGCCCTGGTCCGGATCGGGGCCAAGGCGGCGGTGGTCGAGGGGCGCATCGTGCTGCCCCCCGGCTCCCCCGCCGCGCTCCGGGCCGAGGAGGCCGGCGCCGAGCTCGACGACGGCGCCCTGCTGATCAGCCGCACCGTGTCCGCCGAGGGGCGCTCGCGCGCCCACGTCGGCGGCCGCTCCGTGCCCGTGGGCCTGCTCGCCGAACTCGCCGACGACCTCGTCGCCGTACACGGCCAGACCGACCAGCAGGGCCTGCTGCGGCCCGCCCGGCAGCGCCAGGCCCTCGACCGGTACGCCGGGGGCTCCGTGGCCGTCCCGCTGGAGAAGTACACCGGCGCCTACCGGCGGCTGCGCGCCGTCGCCGTCGAACTGGACACCCTCGTCACCCGGGCCCGGGAACGGGCCCAGGAGGCGGACCACCTGCGCTTCGGCCTCGACGAGATCGCGGCCGTGGAGCCCCTGCCCGGCGAGGACGCCGAACTGTCCGCGGAGGCCGAGCGCCTCGGCCACGCGGAATCGCTCGCCTCGGCCGCACAGGCCGCGCACGCGGCCCTCGCGGGCAACCCCGAGGACCCCGAGGGCATCGACGCGAACACCCTCGTCGCGGGCGCCCACCGCGCACTGGAGTCCGTACGGTCCCACGACCCGGCCCTCGGCACGCTCGCCGAGCGGATCGGGGAGCTGGGCATCCTGCTGGCCGACGTGGCCGGGGAACTCGCCGGCTACGCCGACGACCTCGACGCCGATCCGCTGCGGCTCGCCGCGGTGGAGGAGCGCCGGGCCGCCCTGACCCAGCTGACCCGCAAGTACGGGGACTCCGTCGACTCCGTGCTGGAGTGGGCCGAACAGGGCTCCGCGCGACTCCTGGAACTGGACGGCGACGACGAACGGATCGCGGAACTGACCGCGGAACGGGACGGCCTGCGGGTCGAACTGTCCCAACTGGCCCAGGCGTTGACCGACGCCCGGGTGGACTCCGCCGCCCGGTTCGCGTCCGCCGTCACCGACGAACTCGCCTCGCTGGCGATGCCGCACGCCCGGGTCACCTTCGACATCCGCCAGATCGAGGACCCCGAAGGCGTCGAGGTCGGCGGCCGCACCGTGGCCTACGGGCCCTCCGGCGCGGACGAGGTCGAACTGCTGCTGGCCCCGCACCCCGGCGCCCAGCCGCGCCCCATCGCCAAGGGCGCCTCGGGCGGCGAGCTGTCGCGCGTCATGCTCGCGGTGGAGGTCGTGTTCGCCGGCTCCGACCCGGTGCCCACCTACCTCTTCGACGAGGTCGACGCGGGCGTCGGCGGCAAGGCGGCCGTCGAGGTCGGCCGGCGCCTCGCCAAACTGGCCAAATCGGCGCAGGTCGTCGTCGTCACCCACCTCCCGCAGGTGGCGGCGTTCGCCGACCGGCAGCTGCTGGTGGAGAAGACCGTCGACGGATCGGTGACGCGCAGCGGCGTCACCGTCCTGGAGGGCGAGGACCGCATCCGCGAGCTGTCGCGGATGCTGGCGGGCCAGGAGGACTCGGAGACGGCGCGCGCGCACGCCGAGGAACTCCTCGCGACGGCCCGCGCGGACGCCTAG
- a CDS encoding glycosyltransferase family 4 protein produces MSSSPVSFPPPAQPYGRPPLRTVQVLGGAGAGSSAHVRSLTTGLAARGVRVTVCAPVAAEGEYDFTGAGAEFTPDAASALRAACAGADLVHAHGVRAGLRAALALRGGRHRAPLVVTWHGGAAEAPGALGRMGRLLERRVARAAAVVLGASSDQVDRARSRGARDARLAAVAAPLPAIPEPVADPEKVRAELGSVERPLVIAVGSLVARRGYSVLLDAARAWRALDPVPLLLIAGEGPLRAELSRRIEAEGLPVRLLGRRRDADRLLAAADVAVLPSRWEGRSLLAQEALRSGVALVATDVGGVPELVGDAAVLVPYGDPEALAAAVSGLLGDPARRAALASAGRAQAASWPSEDDTVAQVLSVYDELMERGR; encoded by the coding sequence GTGAGCAGCTCCCCGGTTTCGTTCCCCCCTCCCGCCCAGCCGTACGGCCGGCCGCCCCTGCGCACCGTCCAGGTGCTGGGCGGCGCCGGCGCGGGCAGCAGCGCGCACGTCCGCTCCCTGACCACGGGGCTCGCCGCACGCGGCGTACGGGTCACCGTGTGCGCCCCCGTCGCGGCGGAGGGCGAGTACGACTTCACCGGCGCGGGCGCCGAGTTCACGCCCGACGCGGCGAGCGCCCTGCGCGCCGCCTGCGCCGGAGCCGACCTGGTCCACGCGCACGGGGTACGGGCCGGGCTGCGGGCCGCGCTGGCCCTGCGCGGCGGCCGCCACCGGGCCCCGCTCGTGGTGACCTGGCACGGCGGCGCGGCCGAGGCGCCGGGCGCGCTGGGGCGGATGGGGCGGCTGCTGGAACGCCGCGTGGCCCGGGCCGCCGCGGTGGTCCTGGGCGCCTCCTCGGACCAGGTGGACCGGGCGCGCTCGCGCGGCGCGCGCGACGCCCGACTGGCGGCGGTGGCGGCGCCGCTGCCCGCGATCCCCGAACCGGTCGCCGACCCGGAGAAGGTGCGGGCCGAACTGGGCTCGGTGGAGCGGCCGTTGGTGATCGCGGTCGGTAGCCTGGTCGCCCGGCGCGGCTACTCCGTGCTGCTGGACGCGGCCCGGGCCTGGCGCGCGCTGGACCCCGTACCGCTGCTGCTGATCGCGGGGGAGGGGCCGCTGCGGGCCGAACTGTCCCGCCGGATCGAGGCGGAGGGACTCCCCGTACGGCTGCTGGGGCGCCGCCGGGACGCGGACCGGCTGCTGGCCGCGGCCGACGTGGCGGTCCTGCCGAGCCGCTGGGAGGGCCGCTCGCTGCTCGCCCAGGAGGCGCTGCGCTCCGGCGTGGCCCTGGTGGCCACGGACGTCGGGGGAGTGCCGGAGCTGGTCGGGGACGCGGCGGTGCTGGTGCCGTACGGGGACCCGGAGGCGCTGGCGGCCGCCGTGTCGGGGCTGCTCGGCGATCCGGCCCGGCGGGCGGCCCTCGCGTCGGCGGGCCGCGCGCAGGCCGCCTCGTGGCCGTCGGAGGACGACACGGTGGCCCAGGTGCTGTCGGTGTACGACGAGTTGATGGAGCGCGGACGGTAG
- a CDS encoding PucR family transcriptional regulator: MDNQGGITVQRALELPGLRSGLPEVMACADRLGRTVRWVHAGEVPNIASLLKGGELLLTTGLGLGTRPAEQRAFVRRLADRGIAALVVELGPRFTRLPATIVETARAAGLPLVQLHREVPFVTVTEEVHTEIVNGHYALLQRAEEVHRRCTEALLGGGGIPQVLSILADFTANPVFLETPDGRLLYAAGPVSGDAAADPLQVWEGLRGQREAEPSANAVVVDVPGGGHGTGSVRARVVLLGVSAPLLPVHRMAAERTAGVLAVVLMQARQEDELSARGRGDFLTDLAEGRISAEDAPAQARVLGFKPGAGPLLPVVMRLATDPGTSGNWAVLARAVLEELSSVGVPVLLGVRPVEGRVPLLVSLRTESERTTVADRVAAALRAGVERAGLDRAGASPAVVVGVSGSWAAASAGLRHAAETATAAHGLPARPWYDARRLDIDLLLWRLREHPDLAAFVDRAIGPLRVHDVASRPSLLPTLETYLAHAGRKAETARELHLNRQTLYNRLARISELLGTDLDDPETVLSLSLALRARRHTAS, encoded by the coding sequence ATGGACAACCAGGGCGGGATCACTGTTCAGCGGGCGCTGGAGCTGCCGGGACTGCGCAGCGGTCTGCCGGAGGTGATGGCCTGCGCCGATCGGCTCGGGCGGACCGTGCGCTGGGTCCACGCCGGCGAGGTCCCCAACATCGCCTCCCTCCTCAAGGGCGGCGAGCTGCTCCTGACCACCGGGCTGGGCCTGGGCACCCGGCCGGCCGAACAGCGTGCCTTCGTGCGCCGCCTCGCGGACCGGGGCATCGCCGCGCTGGTCGTCGAACTGGGCCCGCGCTTCACGCGCCTGCCCGCCACCATCGTCGAGACGGCCCGGGCGGCCGGCCTCCCCCTCGTGCAGCTCCACCGCGAGGTGCCGTTCGTCACCGTGACGGAGGAGGTCCACACCGAGATCGTCAACGGCCACTACGCCCTGCTCCAGCGGGCCGAGGAGGTCCACCGGCGATGTACCGAGGCCCTGCTGGGCGGCGGCGGGATCCCGCAGGTGCTGAGCATCCTCGCCGACTTCACGGCGAACCCGGTCTTCCTGGAGACCCCCGACGGCCGGCTCCTCTACGCCGCCGGGCCGGTCTCCGGGGACGCCGCCGCCGACCCGCTCCAGGTGTGGGAGGGCCTGCGGGGCCAGCGCGAGGCCGAGCCGTCCGCCAACGCGGTGGTGGTCGACGTGCCCGGGGGCGGTCACGGCACGGGCTCGGTGCGGGCGCGCGTGGTCCTGCTCGGGGTCTCGGCCCCGCTGCTGCCCGTCCACCGGATGGCGGCGGAGCGGACGGCCGGCGTGCTGGCGGTGGTGTTGATGCAGGCCCGTCAGGAGGACGAGCTGTCCGCGCGCGGCCGGGGCGACTTCCTGACGGATCTCGCGGAGGGCCGCATCTCCGCCGAGGACGCCCCGGCGCAGGCGCGCGTCCTGGGCTTCAAGCCGGGAGCGGGCCCGCTCCTGCCGGTCGTGATGCGGCTGGCCACGGACCCGGGCACGTCCGGGAACTGGGCGGTCCTCGCGCGGGCGGTGCTGGAGGAACTGTCCTCGGTCGGCGTCCCCGTGCTGCTGGGGGTCCGCCCGGTGGAGGGCCGGGTGCCGCTGCTGGTGTCCCTGCGGACGGAGTCGGAGCGCACGACGGTCGCCGACCGGGTCGCGGCGGCGTTGCGCGCCGGCGTGGAGCGGGCCGGTCTGGACCGGGCGGGTGCCTCGCCGGCGGTGGTCGTGGGCGTCTCGGGGAGTTGGGCGGCGGCCTCGGCCGGGCTGCGGCACGCCGCCGAGACGGCGACGGCGGCCCACGGTCTGCCGGCCCGCCCCTGGTACGACGCCCGGCGCCTGGACATCGACCTGCTGCTGTGGCGGCTGCGCGAACACCCCGACCTCGCCGCCTTCGTGGACCGGGCGATCGGCCCGCTGCGGGTGCACGACGTGGCCTCCCGCCCCTCGCTGCTGCCGACCCTGGAGACGTACCTGGCGCACGCGGGCCGCAAGGCGGAGACGGCGCGTGAGCTGCATCTGAACCGTCAGACGCTGTACAACCGGCTGGCCCGCATCTCGGAGCTCCTGGGCACGGACCTGGACGACCCGGAGACGGTGCTCTCCCTCAGCCTCGCCCTCCGCGCCCGGCGCCACACCGCCTCCTGA
- a CDS encoding FAD-binding oxidoreductase — protein MAPLSKAGAALTALREDLSGAVLAPDDPGYDEARTVFNAMVDRRPAVIAQCESESDVVTAVRFARALDLPIAVRGGGHSVAGTALGDGALVVDLRRMNEVTVHPGAKAVRVSGGALMSDLDRACAPHDLATTGGRVSTTGVGGFVLGGGSGWLDRKFGLAVDNLLGVDLVTADGDIVSTTAADEPELFWALHGGGGNFGVATSLTLRLHELPAMSVAMLMYAPERGPEVTRMYREIIEAAPPEASGGVIHLTAPPEPFVPPHLVGTMLCGVLLTYAGPEDAMRALLAPLLAVPHEVEIVTAIPYADLQCMIDDPPGMRNYWSAEYLTGLPDELVDLYCARAASMPVPTGTQHILFPLGGAIAQGPADFPVPYRDAAWAVHPFAVWEDPADDERCRRWVKDVRADAQPWSTGAVYLNFLGDEGADRVAAGLGEDNLRRLASVKRRFDPDNVFRFNHNIKPA, from the coding sequence ATGGCCCCGCTCTCGAAGGCGGGCGCGGCGTTGACCGCGCTTCGCGAAGACCTCTCCGGTGCGGTGCTCGCGCCCGACGATCCGGGCTACGACGAGGCCCGGACCGTCTTCAACGCCATGGTCGACCGACGTCCCGCCGTGATCGCGCAGTGCGAGAGCGAGTCGGACGTGGTCACGGCCGTGCGGTTCGCCCGCGCGTTGGACCTGCCGATCGCGGTGCGGGGCGGCGGCCACAGCGTCGCCGGCACGGCCCTGGGCGACGGCGCGCTGGTGGTGGACCTGCGCCGGATGAACGAGGTGACGGTGCATCCGGGGGCGAAGGCCGTACGGGTGTCCGGCGGCGCCCTGATGAGCGATCTGGACCGGGCCTGCGCGCCGCACGACCTGGCCACCACCGGCGGCCGGGTCTCGACGACCGGGGTCGGCGGGTTCGTGCTCGGCGGTGGCTCGGGCTGGCTGGACCGGAAGTTCGGCCTGGCCGTCGACAATCTCCTCGGGGTGGACCTGGTCACCGCCGACGGCGACATCGTCAGCACGACCGCCGCGGACGAACCGGAGCTGTTCTGGGCCCTGCACGGCGGGGGCGGCAACTTCGGGGTCGCCACCTCGCTGACGCTGCGACTGCACGAACTGCCCGCGATGTCGGTCGCGATGCTCATGTACGCCCCCGAGCGGGGTCCCGAGGTCACCCGCATGTACCGGGAGATCATCGAGGCCGCGCCGCCCGAGGCGAGCGGTGGCGTGATCCACCTCACCGCGCCGCCGGAGCCGTTCGTGCCGCCGCACCTGGTCGGCACGATGCTCTGCGGGGTGCTCCTGACGTACGCCGGTCCCGAGGACGCCATGCGCGCGCTGCTGGCGCCGCTGCTGGCCGTGCCGCACGAGGTGGAGATCGTCACCGCGATCCCGTACGCGGACCTCCAGTGCATGATCGACGACCCGCCGGGGATGCGGAACTACTGGTCCGCCGAGTACCTGACGGGGCTGCCGGACGAACTGGTCGACCTGTACTGCGCCCGCGCCGCGTCCATGCCCGTTCCGACCGGCACCCAGCACATCCTGTTCCCGCTGGGCGGGGCGATCGCGCAGGGGCCTGCGGACTTCCCCGTGCCGTACCGGGACGCCGCCTGGGCGGTGCACCCGTTCGCCGTCTGGGAGGACCCTGCGGACGACGAGCGGTGCCGGCGGTGGGTGAAGGACGTACGGGCCGACGCGCAGCCGTGGAGCACCGGGGCGGTGTACCTCAACTTCCTCGGCGACGAGGGCGCGGACCGGGTCGCGGCGGGCCTCGGCGAGGACAACCTGCGGCGCCTGGCCTCGGTGAAACGGCGGTTCGACCCGGACAACGTCTTCCGGTTCAACCACAACATCAAGCCGGCCTGA